One segment of Phyllobacterium zundukense DNA contains the following:
- the arsC gene encoding arsenate reductase (glutaredoxin) (This arsenate reductase requires both glutathione and glutaredoxin to convert arsenate to arsenite, after which the efflux transporter formed by ArsA and ArsB can extrude the arsenite from the cell, providing resistance.) — MTVTIYHNPSCGTSRNTLALIRNAGIEPTIIEYLKSPPTRQELKDLIRRAGLTVREAIREKGTPYAELGLDDMSLSDEQLLDAMEAHPILINRPFVVTEKGVRLSRPSELVLDILPTPQQGAFIKEDGEVVIDSEGKRVV, encoded by the coding sequence ATGACCGTCACCATCTATCATAATCCGTCTTGCGGAACGTCGCGCAACACCCTGGCGCTGATCCGCAATGCGGGCATCGAACCGACGATCATCGAATACCTGAAGTCGCCCCCCACTCGACAGGAACTCAAAGACTTGATCCGGAGAGCTGGATTGACGGTCCGCGAGGCTATTCGTGAAAAAGGCACCCCATACGCCGAGCTTGGTCTCGATGACATGTCGTTGAGCGACGAGCAACTGCTCGATGCGATGGAGGCACACCCGATCTTGATCAACCGTCCTTTTGTCGTCACGGAGAAAGGTGTGCGTCTCAGTCGGCCGTCGGAACTGGTTCTCGACATTCTGCCGACGCCTCAACAGGGAGCGTTCATAAAGGAAGATGGCGAGGTCGTTATCGACTCCGAAGGAAAGCGTGTTGTCTGA
- a CDS encoding aquaporin: protein MAVTPDLSRRLAAEALGTAMLVATVIGSGIMADRLTNDVALSLLGNTIPTGAILVVLITILGPISGAHFNPAVTMVFALRRDIEANVTLFYIVAQIAGGISGSLIAHAMFELPIIEISATVRTGTGQWIAEAVAAFGLVFTILAGLRFRPDAVPWLVGLYITAAYWFTASTSFANPAVAIARALSNTFAGIRPVDLPGFIIAEFLGALLAMALASWILAEQNPKPQALNKLKGAEQP from the coding sequence ATGGCTGTGACACCGGACCTGTCTCGCCGCCTCGCCGCAGAAGCTCTTGGTACGGCGATGCTCGTCGCTACCGTCATTGGTTCTGGAATCATGGCTGACCGGTTGACGAATGATGTGGCGCTTTCTTTGCTCGGCAATACCATCCCGACTGGCGCGATCCTGGTGGTGCTGATCACTATTCTGGGGCCAATCTCGGGCGCACATTTCAACCCGGCGGTGACGATGGTCTTCGCGCTCAGACGGGATATCGAGGCAAATGTCACGCTCTTCTACATCGTTGCGCAGATCGCAGGCGGAATAAGCGGCTCGCTTATTGCTCACGCCATGTTCGAACTTCCGATCATCGAGATTTCAGCGACGGTTCGCACCGGGACGGGACAGTGGATCGCAGAAGCCGTAGCGGCCTTCGGTCTGGTCTTTACGATCCTCGCGGGTCTTCGCTTCCGGCCCGATGCTGTTCCCTGGCTGGTTGGACTCTACATTACCGCCGCCTACTGGTTCACCGCCTCGACATCATTCGCCAATCCGGCCGTCGCGATCGCGCGAGCATTGTCGAACACCTTCGCAGGCATCCGGCCCGTCGATCTGCCCGGCTTTATCATTGCGGAGTTCCTCGGCGCTCTGCTCGCAATGGCGCTTGCCAGTTGGATACTGGCTGAACAAAATCCCAAGCCCCAAGCGCTCAACAAACTGAAAGGTGCTGAACAACCATGA
- the arsN2 gene encoding arsenic resistance N-acetyltransferase ArsN2, with protein MEAEEINPIDTDFETALQAASLPTEDLAESTGKFFRFADRQGNPVGYGGIEFYGKDALLRSIAVPPEAQKHGHGSAITRLLLRYADIQGAETGYLLTTDAVPFFSKLGFHSVDRTAVPAAILATPQATSLCPATASVLSRSVSI; from the coding sequence TTGGAAGCGGAAGAGATCAATCCGATCGATACTGACTTCGAGACGGCTCTTCAAGCGGCATCACTGCCGACCGAGGATCTTGCCGAATCCACAGGCAAGTTCTTTCGATTTGCTGACCGCCAGGGCAATCCTGTCGGATATGGCGGCATCGAATTCTATGGCAAGGATGCGCTGTTGCGCTCGATCGCGGTGCCGCCGGAAGCACAAAAGCATGGGCACGGCAGCGCCATTACACGTCTGTTGCTCCGATATGCCGATATTCAGGGCGCGGAAACGGGCTATCTCCTGACGACTGATGCTGTTCCGTTTTTCAGTAAACTCGGCTTCCACTCGGTTGACCGAACCGCTGTGCCCGCCGCGATCCTGGCAACGCCGCAGGCCACGAGCCTATGCCCCGCGACAGCGTCTGTGCTGTCTCGATCCGTTTCGATCTGA
- a CDS encoding ArsR/SmtB family transcription factor: MEKEQTIEAFSALAQTTRMDAFKLIVTHEPDGIAAGEVSRILDVPQNTMSTHLAILSRAGLVSAERQSRSIIYHANFENLREAINFLLKDCCAGHPDICAPLLADIVPCCPPKEKFNA; the protein is encoded by the coding sequence ATGGAAAAAGAACAAACGATTGAAGCATTTTCGGCACTTGCGCAAACCACACGCATGGACGCCTTCAAGCTCATCGTCACGCATGAGCCGGATGGTATCGCAGCAGGAGAGGTGTCCCGGATACTCGACGTACCGCAGAACACCATGTCGACGCATCTCGCCATCCTTTCGCGGGCAGGTCTTGTTTCAGCGGAGCGGCAGAGCCGTTCGATCATTTACCACGCCAACTTCGAAAATCTGCGCGAAGCCATCAATTTCCTCTTGAAGGATTGCTGCGCCGGCCATCCTGACATCTGCGCTCCGTTGCTCGCCGACATCGTTCCATGCTGCCCGCCTAAGGAGAAGTTCAATGCATGA
- a CDS encoding glycosyltransferase family 2 protein, whose product MSDAEIFARQDIALSAVIPCYNEADGIGELYRRVTAACQEHVGHSYEIVFVIDGPTDGTRRAIFDLATKDAHLTAIDLARNYGHQIALSAGLEFCRGERILILDADLQDPPELVGQMMAKMDEGYDVVYGQRVKREGESWFKRASAAMFYRLLRRMVDVDIAPDTGDFRLMSRRTLDHLNAMPERYRFIRGMVSWIGLKQVALPYERHQRFAGTTHYPLRKMLLLAMDAMTSFSVVPLRFASHFGMIFGILGLFALGYTIFSWLVGNVLPGWTSLAAIVLILGSVQLLVLGIFGEYLGRMYMETKRRPLYLVNEIVACNSADQNKDLHVHRLQELVKEVVRV is encoded by the coding sequence GTGTCAGACGCGGAGATATTTGCCCGGCAGGACATTGCGCTGTCTGCTGTCATTCCTTGTTACAACGAGGCAGATGGCATCGGGGAGCTTTACCGCCGCGTAACCGCGGCCTGTCAGGAGCACGTCGGACATTCCTACGAGATCGTATTCGTTATTGACGGTCCGACCGATGGCACACGCCGCGCGATCTTTGATCTCGCCACAAAGGATGCTCATCTCACCGCAATAGACCTCGCGCGCAATTATGGTCATCAGATCGCACTCAGTGCTGGCCTTGAATTCTGTCGTGGTGAGAGAATTCTCATTCTTGATGCCGACCTTCAGGACCCGCCGGAACTTGTCGGGCAAATGATGGCGAAAATGGATGAAGGTTACGATGTTGTCTACGGCCAGCGAGTGAAGCGTGAGGGTGAAAGCTGGTTCAAGCGAGCTTCGGCTGCAATGTTTTATCGTCTCCTGCGCCGAATGGTCGATGTCGATATCGCTCCAGACACCGGTGACTTCCGGTTGATGAGCCGCCGGACCCTCGATCATTTGAATGCCATGCCGGAGCGCTATCGCTTCATTCGCGGGATGGTGAGTTGGATCGGGTTGAAGCAGGTTGCTCTACCTTACGAAAGGCATCAGCGCTTTGCTGGAACGACGCACTATCCCTTGAGAAAGATGCTTCTCCTGGCAATGGATGCAATGACAAGTTTCTCCGTCGTGCCACTCCGCTTTGCGTCACATTTCGGTATGATCTTCGGTATCCTGGGGCTTTTCGCGCTCGGCTACACGATCTTTTCCTGGCTTGTCGGCAATGTGTTGCCTGGCTGGACCAGTCTCGCCGCCATAGTTCTGATCCTGGGGAGCGTTCAGCTGCTGGTCCTTGGTATTTTCGGCGAATATCTTGGGCGAATGTACATGGAGACAAAGCGCCGGCCGCTTTACCTCGTCAACGAAATTGTCGCCTGCAATTCAGCCGACCAAAACAAAGACTTGCATGTCCATCGTCTTCAAGAACTTGTGAAGGAGGTGGTGCGTGTTTGA
- a CDS encoding class I SAM-dependent methyltransferase: MFEAEFDQFAAEYHEQHAASIRLSGETPEFFAKYKIDDVVATLASIGVKPRRILDFGGGVGNSLGPMRSAFPDSEITLLDPSSQSIDIARKRFPGQAQFQHFDGRTIPYGDGHFDLVFTACVFHHIPDNLHVGLLKEIDRVLAKDGSFFLFEHNPWNPLTLHAVTNCRFDENAVLIKARDMQIRMARAGLAKTDIVYRIFFPRILARLRPFERHLTNIPIGAQYFVHAVKR, translated from the coding sequence GTGTTTGAGGCTGAATTTGATCAGTTCGCCGCCGAATACCATGAGCAGCACGCGGCCAGTATCCGCCTGAGCGGCGAAACGCCGGAGTTCTTTGCAAAATACAAGATTGACGATGTTGTCGCGACACTCGCGTCCATCGGCGTAAAGCCGCGCCGGATACTCGATTTCGGTGGGGGTGTTGGCAACTCATTGGGCCCCATGCGAAGTGCGTTTCCCGATAGCGAAATCACCCTGCTCGACCCGTCCTCACAATCGATCGACATTGCTCGAAAACGCTTTCCGGGTCAGGCACAATTCCAACATTTCGACGGCAGAACAATCCCCTATGGGGATGGTCATTTCGATCTGGTCTTCACGGCCTGCGTTTTTCACCATATCCCGGACAACCTCCATGTGGGTCTCCTGAAGGAAATCGACCGGGTTTTGGCAAAAGACGGAAGCTTCTTCCTCTTTGAGCACAATCCTTGGAACCCGCTAACACTGCATGCCGTCACAAACTGTCGCTTCGACGAAAATGCGGTCCTAATCAAAGCCAGGGATATGCAGATACGAATGGCCAGGGCCGGTCTCGCTAAAACCGACATCGTGTACCGCATCTTCTTTCCGCGGATACTCGCCCGCCTGCGGCCATTCGAGCGTCATCTCACCAATATTCCAATTGGAGCGCAATATTTTGTCCACGCTGTCAAACGCTGA
- a CDS encoding GtrA family protein — translation MLRFGVVGLLNTLLGYGVILVLLALDWGDVWSNLSGYAAGLILGFCLNSQWTFRKTKSLRAGIVGRYAIVFLVAYSANLTVVLAARSMGLLENPLVHLVGICVYTTIFYFGSAYYVFVPDDISPDAA, via the coding sequence ATGTTGCGCTTCGGAGTTGTCGGTCTCTTGAATACGTTGCTGGGATACGGCGTAATCCTGGTTTTGCTTGCCTTGGACTGGGGCGACGTTTGGTCCAATCTTTCAGGTTATGCCGCCGGTCTGATCCTCGGTTTCTGCCTCAATAGCCAATGGACCTTCCGTAAGACGAAGAGCCTTCGAGCGGGCATTGTCGGCAGATACGCAATAGTCTTTCTGGTTGCCTACAGTGCCAATTTGACTGTCGTGCTGGCAGCCCGTTCGATGGGTTTGCTGGAGAACCCGTTGGTCCATCTGGTGGGCATCTGTGTCTATACGACCATCTTCTATTTCGGTTCAGCTTATTACGTGTTTGTCCCGGACGATATCTCGCCGGACGCAGCCTAA
- a CDS encoding DUF1344 domain-containing protein, translated as MKKFIVTISALLLTAGTVAAQGASLYSPAMNAVYKKTAHPSVTDVHSTTGTVESFNPKSKTVQLTSGTIYQLPRNADFRGVAIGEKVRITWDAQNPYGTSFGNNETDEFNATRLVIVH; from the coding sequence ATGAAAAAGTTCATCGTTACTATCTCTGCCTTGCTTCTGACCGCTGGGACTGTCGCAGCTCAGGGAGCAAGCTTATATTCCCCAGCAATGAATGCGGTTTATAAGAAAACCGCCCATCCGTCCGTCACCGATGTGCATAGTACCACCGGAACTGTCGAGAGCTTCAACCCGAAATCAAAGACGGTGCAACTGACCAGCGGTACGATATACCAACTGCCAAGGAATGCCGACTTTCGGGGTGTGGCCATCGGCGAGAAAGTGAGGATCACCTGGGATGCGCAAAACCCGTACGGTACGTCATTTGGCAACAATGAAACCGACGAATTCAACGCAACCCGCCTCGTGATTGTACACTGA
- a CDS encoding copper-binding protein → MKSIIKTVLIALAAAAISTVSMAAEFTKGEVKKIDLKQKKITIKHEELKSLDMPAMTMVFVVSDDTLLAKAKQGSPIEFVAEKVNGKLTVTEIK, encoded by the coding sequence ATGAAATCCATCATCAAGACCGTATTGATCGCACTTGCCGCAGCTGCAATTTCGACTGTCTCAATGGCAGCCGAATTCACCAAGGGCGAGGTGAAGAAAATCGATCTCAAGCAAAAGAAGATCACCATCAAGCATGAGGAGCTCAAGAGCTTGGACATGCCTGCGATGACGATGGTGTTCGTTGTCAGCGACGATACTCTGCTTGCCAAGGCAAAACAGGGCTCACCGATCGAGTTTGTTGCCGAGAAGGTCAACGGCAAACTCACAGTTACGGAGATCAAGTAA
- a CDS encoding cupredoxin domain-containing protein translates to MKTELKLVLALMTAIVVTPAFAAGNHAGGHDVMEIGKPGTKAAVKRTVTISMKEKDDGSMVFEPAVLKVKTGETVRLKFKNTGETDHEFVMDRYEGIQEHKALMEKFPEMEHADPNSIRLAAGGSGEIIWTFAKAGEFGFACLIPGHYEAGMKGDITVAP, encoded by the coding sequence ATGAAAACTGAGTTAAAATTGGTACTCGCCTTAATGACGGCAATAGTCGTCACTCCGGCATTCGCTGCCGGCAATCACGCTGGAGGCCATGATGTCATGGAAATCGGCAAGCCCGGCACCAAGGCAGCGGTAAAACGTACCGTCACCATCTCGATGAAGGAGAAGGACGACGGCTCGATGGTCTTCGAGCCGGCGGTATTGAAGGTCAAAACGGGAGAAACCGTCCGCCTCAAATTCAAGAATACCGGCGAAACCGACCATGAGTTCGTCATGGACCGCTACGAAGGCATTCAGGAGCATAAGGCTCTCATGGAGAAATTCCCGGAAATGGAACATGCCGACCCCAACTCCATCCGCCTTGCCGCCGGGGGCAGCGGCGAAATCATCTGGACTTTCGCCAAGGCCGGAGAATTCGGCTTCGCCTGCCTCATTCCCGGACACTACGAGGCAGGCATGAAGGGTGACATCACCGTCGCTCCATAA
- a CDS encoding multicopper oxidase family protein: protein MFSRRQLLGAGAVLAGAAAWTKTSAMGLPDAPTMEAPETQPPLFPTSGPDYQPVATLNGWTLPHRMNNGVKEFHLVAEPVEREFAPGMTGYLWGYNGQSPGPTIEAVEGDRVRIFVTNKLPEHTSVHWHGMILPSGMDGVVGLTQPGIPSGKTFFYEFDLVKSGTFMYHPHADEMVQMAMGMMGFFVIHPKDPKFMRVDRDFVFLLNAYDIDPGSYVPRVMEMTDFNIWSWNSRIFPAIDPLVVSKNDKVRVRVGNLTMTNHPIHMHGYDFEVTCTDGGWVRPEARWPEVSIDIPVGAMRAYEFDAIYAGDWAIHCHKSHHTMNAMGHDVPTFIGVDKSKLAEKIRKVQPEYMPMGNRGMADMGEMEMPLPDNTIPMMTGTGQFGPIEMGGMFSVVKVREGISEKDYADPGWYQHPKGTVAFEWTGDLPAAEKAIGPETQTPDATKHSQGHKG, encoded by the coding sequence ATGTTTTCAAGACGTCAACTATTGGGCGCTGGAGCTGTTCTAGCAGGCGCCGCTGCCTGGACCAAAACATCGGCCATGGGTTTGCCCGACGCTCCGACCATGGAAGCGCCGGAAACACAACCACCGCTGTTTCCGACTTCAGGTCCGGATTACCAACCCGTCGCCACGCTCAACGGCTGGACGCTGCCGCACCGGATGAACAATGGCGTAAAGGAGTTTCATCTGGTGGCCGAACCCGTTGAACGGGAGTTTGCGCCCGGCATGACTGGCTATCTGTGGGGCTACAACGGCCAGTCGCCCGGTCCGACGATCGAAGCGGTGGAAGGAGACCGCGTCCGCATCTTCGTCACCAACAAACTGCCCGAACACACAAGCGTCCACTGGCATGGCATGATCCTGCCCTCGGGCATGGACGGCGTGGTTGGTCTCACTCAACCTGGTATCCCGTCGGGTAAGACATTCTTCTACGAGTTCGATCTCGTGAAGAGCGGCACCTTTATGTATCACCCGCACGCCGATGAAATGGTACAGATGGCGATGGGGATGATGGGCTTTTTCGTCATCCATCCGAAAGACCCGAAGTTCATGCGTGTTGACCGGGATTTCGTATTCCTGCTCAACGCCTATGACATTGACCCCGGCTCCTATGTTCCACGCGTCATGGAAATGACCGACTTCAATATCTGGAGCTGGAACAGCCGGATTTTTCCGGCCATCGATCCCCTCGTCGTGTCGAAGAATGACAAGGTGAGGGTGCGCGTCGGCAATCTGACGATGACCAATCATCCAATCCATATGCATGGTTACGACTTTGAAGTTACCTGTACGGATGGCGGCTGGGTTCGTCCCGAAGCCCGTTGGCCGGAAGTATCGATCGACATTCCCGTCGGGGCCATGCGGGCCTACGAATTCGACGCTATCTACGCCGGCGACTGGGCAATTCACTGCCACAAGTCGCACCACACGATGAACGCCATGGGACATGACGTGCCGACGTTTATTGGTGTCGACAAGTCAAAACTGGCTGAGAAAATCCGCAAGGTACAGCCGGAATATATGCCCATGGGCAATCGCGGCATGGCTGATATGGGCGAAATGGAAATGCCCCTGCCGGACAACACGATCCCCATGATGACCGGGACAGGGCAGTTTGGTCCCATCGAAATGGGCGGCATGTTCTCGGTCGTCAAAGTTCGCGAGGGCATTTCGGAAAAGGATTACGCGGATCCCGGATGGTACCAGCATCCGAAAGGCACTGTCGCCTTTGAGTGGACTGGTGACCTGCCAGCTGCCGAGAAGGCTATCGGGCCTGAAACCCAAACGCCTGACGCCACCAAGCATTCCCAAGGGCACAAGGGGTGA
- a CDS encoding TolC family protein produces the protein MRRAFLKIVVAVAGPLVISGCVTSGTTAGVSDPVAGFSTVQARTSGAIGKQAVWAQSQAETKALGERTRSLVYKKTIGPDTAVQVALLNNRGLQAAYAEVGLSAADVWQETMPVNPTASVSYSSIGIGRIIETAITGNILALITQSRRVGVADARFRQAQLKAAEETLRVAADTRRAWINAVSAWETVSYLNRSQVAADAASDLAQKLGETGAFSKTGQAREHVFNAELTGETAKARLNARLAKEELTRLMGLWGQDVDYSVPNALPSLTKGPKTKSGIEAEALHNRVDLEVAKLELEATAKSYGLTDATRYVSDLQLMGGVEVEREEEEGEKKDVVSGAAELEFTIPIFDTGKARMRKAEFSYMRAANLLAEKAVNVRSEVRSAYQAYRSNYDIARHYRNSVVPLRVKIEEESVLTYNGMITNTFELLADTRAKITSNILSLNAKREFYLAEVNLGTAIYGGGSGGGSGETEVASAAAEAGEE, from the coding sequence ATGAGGCGGGCGTTTTTGAAAATTGTCGTCGCAGTTGCAGGGCCTCTGGTGATCTCGGGTTGTGTGACGTCGGGCACCACGGCTGGGGTTTCGGATCCCGTCGCCGGGTTCAGCACGGTTCAGGCCCGGACTTCGGGCGCGATCGGTAAGCAGGCGGTCTGGGCGCAGTCCCAGGCGGAAACGAAAGCGCTGGGTGAACGCACCCGCAGCCTCGTGTACAAGAAGACCATTGGACCCGACACGGCCGTCCAGGTGGCCCTTCTGAACAATCGTGGCCTGCAGGCCGCCTACGCCGAGGTTGGACTGTCGGCTGCCGATGTCTGGCAGGAGACGATGCCCGTCAATCCGACGGCGTCCGTCAGCTATAGTTCCATCGGTATCGGCCGCATTATCGAAACGGCGATCACGGGCAATATCCTCGCACTGATCACCCAGTCCAGACGCGTCGGCGTCGCCGATGCACGTTTCCGCCAGGCGCAGTTGAAGGCGGCAGAGGAGACTTTGCGTGTGGCGGCTGACACGCGTCGCGCCTGGATCAATGCTGTGTCAGCGTGGGAAACGGTATCCTATCTCAACCGTTCCCAAGTAGCCGCGGATGCCGCATCGGACCTTGCGCAAAAGCTTGGGGAAACCGGAGCGTTTTCCAAGACCGGACAAGCGCGAGAACACGTGTTCAATGCGGAGCTCACCGGTGAAACTGCAAAGGCGCGCCTTAACGCAAGGCTGGCCAAGGAAGAACTGACCCGCCTGATGGGGCTGTGGGGTCAGGACGTGGACTACAGTGTCCCCAACGCTCTTCCCTCGCTGACAAAGGGGCCAAAGACCAAATCCGGCATCGAGGCGGAAGCACTGCACAATCGGGTCGATCTTGAAGTCGCGAAGCTTGAACTCGAAGCCACCGCGAAATCCTACGGGCTCACCGACGCGACGCGATACGTCAGCGATCTCCAACTCATGGGTGGTGTCGAGGTGGAGCGCGAAGAGGAAGAGGGTGAGAAGAAGGACGTGGTTTCGGGTGCGGCCGAATTGGAATTCACCATCCCGATCTTCGACACCGGAAAGGCGCGCATGCGGAAGGCGGAATTTTCCTATATGCGCGCGGCAAATCTCCTTGCGGAGAAGGCTGTCAATGTCCGCTCCGAGGTGCGCTCTGCCTACCAGGCCTACCGATCCAACTACGATATCGCCCGCCATTACCGCAACAGCGTCGTTCCGCTGCGGGTGAAAATCGAGGAAGAGTCGGTCCTCACCTATAACGGCATGATCACCAACACTTTCGAACTTCTGGCAGACACCAGGGCCAAGATCACTTCCAACATTTTATCCCTCAACGCCAAGCGCGAATTCTATCTGGCCGAAGTCAACCTCGGAACCGCGATCTATGGCGGCGGTTCCGGCGGCGGAAGCGGCGAGACCGAAGTCGCCAGTGCCGCGGCGGAGGCAGGCGAAGAATGA
- a CDS encoding tartrate dehydrogenase, with product MKSYNIALIPGDGIGVDVIEASWLVLNAVARRFGFELASKTFPWSCEYYLEHGVMMPADGIEQLRPFDAIFLGAVGWPARVPDAVSLHGLLLPIRKSFDLYVNARPHRLLRGVEGPLRSSGFDILCIRENTEGEYSGAGGRVHQGSTNEVAVETAIFTRNGVERILRYGFEAARKRSGKLASVTKSNAQKYSMVFWDEVTDALAAEYPDVKVSRYHVDAVAARFVTNPETLNVVVASNLFGDILTDLGAAIQGGLGFAASANINPAGGVPSMFEPVHGSAPDIAGKGIANPLATIWAGALMLEHLGEQQAASALITAMENVTAQRTALTPDMGGTSPTMDVANAVIKAL from the coding sequence ATGAAGTCCTACAATATCGCCCTTATTCCGGGAGATGGGATCGGCGTCGATGTCATCGAGGCAAGCTGGCTTGTCCTAAATGCCGTCGCCCGGCGCTTCGGTTTTGAACTGGCATCCAAAACCTTCCCCTGGTCTTGCGAATATTATCTCGAACATGGGGTCATGATGCCGGCTGACGGGATCGAGCAATTGCGCCCATTCGATGCCATTTTTCTCGGTGCTGTCGGATGGCCCGCACGGGTCCCGGATGCCGTTTCGCTGCATGGGCTGCTTTTGCCGATCCGCAAATCCTTCGATCTCTACGTGAATGCACGGCCTCACCGCCTTTTGAGGGGGGTAGAGGGCCCGCTGCGCAGCAGTGGCTTTGATATTCTTTGTATTCGGGAAAACACCGAAGGCGAATATAGCGGCGCGGGCGGGCGGGTACATCAGGGCAGCACAAACGAGGTTGCCGTCGAAACGGCGATCTTCACCCGCAACGGTGTCGAACGTATATTGCGCTACGGCTTTGAAGCTGCGCGGAAGCGCTCAGGAAAACTCGCCTCGGTCACGAAGTCCAATGCGCAGAAATATTCGATGGTGTTCTGGGATGAGGTCACTGACGCGCTTGCGGCCGAGTATCCGGATGTCAAAGTTTCGCGCTATCACGTCGATGCAGTTGCCGCCCGTTTCGTCACCAATCCGGAAACGCTCAATGTGGTTGTCGCCTCCAATCTCTTCGGCGACATTCTGACTGATCTCGGCGCCGCGATACAGGGCGGATTGGGCTTTGCAGCCTCTGCCAATATCAATCCGGCAGGCGGAGTTCCGTCGATGTTTGAACCGGTGCATGGCTCCGCACCTGACATTGCCGGAAAGGGCATCGCCAATCCGCTTGCAACAATCTGGGCGGGTGCCTTGATGCTTGAACATCTCGGAGAACAGCAGGCAGCCTCGGCGCTGATCACGGCGATGGAAAACGTCACGGCGCAACGGACAGCATTGACGCCGGACATGGGCGGAACATCACCGACAATGGATGTGGCAAACGCCGTGATCAAAGCGTTGTGA
- a CDS encoding 2-hydroxyacid dehydrogenase, whose protein sequence is MTFLYKADPVRGAEWAELFAQKASDMPFRIWPDVGPAEEVRYLGAWLPPDNLIETFPNLEILFSLGAGIDQFDLSALPEHLPLVRMIEPGIAEGMMEYVTMAVLALHRDLLPYIDQQRRAVWQGMRLVTSAQRRVGVLGLGMLGQAVLEKLRPFGFQLSGWSRSSRMIEGVDTYSGVSELPLFLAGCDILICLLPLTDETRGVLNAELFAQLPRGAALISAGRGGHLQQDDLLAALDSGQLSGAVLDVMEPEPLPVGHPFWSHPKILLTPHIASMTRPETAVDHVLDTIRRHREGLPLIGAVDRMRGY, encoded by the coding sequence TTGACATTTCTCTACAAGGCCGATCCGGTAAGAGGCGCGGAATGGGCCGAGCTCTTCGCACAGAAAGCTTCGGATATGCCGTTCCGCATCTGGCCGGATGTCGGGCCGGCGGAAGAGGTGCGATATCTGGGGGCTTGGCTGCCGCCTGATAATCTTATCGAGACCTTCCCCAATCTGGAGATCCTTTTCTCGTTAGGGGCGGGGATCGATCAGTTCGATCTTTCAGCCCTTCCGGAACATCTGCCGCTGGTTCGCATGATCGAACCCGGCATTGCCGAAGGCATGATGGAATATGTGACCATGGCAGTGCTGGCTTTGCACCGCGATCTTCTGCCCTATATCGACCAGCAGCGCCGCGCCGTCTGGCAGGGAATGCGGCTTGTGACATCCGCGCAGCGGAGAGTCGGCGTGCTGGGTCTTGGCATGCTGGGACAGGCGGTTCTTGAAAAGCTACGACCATTCGGTTTCCAGCTTTCGGGGTGGAGCCGGTCATCGCGCATGATTGAGGGTGTTGATACTTATTCGGGCGTCAGCGAACTGCCGCTGTTCCTCGCCGGATGCGATATTTTGATCTGCCTCCTGCCATTGACCGATGAGACACGGGGAGTTCTGAACGCGGAGCTGTTCGCACAGCTGCCGCGTGGCGCCGCCTTGATCAGCGCCGGACGAGGTGGCCATCTGCAGCAGGACGACCTTTTGGCAGCTCTGGACAGCGGCCAGCTCAGTGGCGCCGTCCTTGATGTAATGGAGCCCGAGCCATTGCCTGTAGGCCATCCGTTCTGGTCGCATCCCAAGATTCTGCTTACACCGCATATCGCCAGCATGACGCGGCCAGAAACGGCTGTTGATCATGTACTTGACACCATCCGCCGCCATCGTGAAGGCCTGCCATTGATTGGTGCGGTCGATCGGATGCGCGGCTATTGA